The Streptomyces sp. RKND-216 genomic sequence CGGCCTCGGCTCGTCCGCGTGGAACCGCAGCGTCCGCGCCAGCGCCGTGCGCCCCAGCGACCCCCGGACCGCCTCCTCCTGGCGTGCGAGGTCGGCGTCGAGTGCGGTGAGGTGGTCTCTCCGATCCGCATGCGGCCAGTAGAAACGTTGACGTCGCGACAAAGTCAACCCGGCGCACGGGCGCGCGGCAGTGTGCCCAAGGGGCATGCGGGTCGGCCTGACTTCCGCACACCGACAGCACGAAGGCCCGGCAGGAATCTGCCGGGCCTTCGCCTTCAGTAGCGGGGACAGGATTTGAACCTGCGACCTCTGGGTTATGAGCCCAGCGAGCTACCGAGCTGCTCCACCCCGCGTCGGTGATCCCTACTGTACGGCATGCCCGGCCCATTCACGAAATCCGTTCCCGGCACCCGTACGATGACCGCCATGACAGGGCGGCAGCGGCGTTCGGCGCGGCACGGTCGGGCACGAGCCCTGCCGGTACTGGTGCTCGTGCTGCTGGCCGGCGTGCTGGCCATGCACGGCCTGGGACCGACCCCGGCCCCCACGGCAGACCGGGGGCACGGCCACCACGCCGCCGCTCCGGTGACAGCGCCCGCGTCCGCGCACGGCCGGGCATCCGCGCCGTGCGGGAACGCCGCGCTCACCGAGGGCGGTCACGACGGCCACCTCCGGCACGCGGACGCCACCTGCGCGGCCGCCGGCGTGGCCGGCGCACCCGCCCTGCCGGACCTCCCGCGGTCCGCCGAGGCCCCGGTCGCGGACGCCGCGCCCGCTCTCCCGGGCCGCAGCGACACCCGGGGCACCCGCGCCCCGCCCTCCCTCAGCGCCCTGCAACTCCTGCGCATATAGGCGCGCCCGGCCGCGACGCCACCCGGCGCGCGGCCCCGCCCGCCCGACCTTCACACAACGCACAGGAGTCGCTTCACCATGACCACGAACCGTTTCACCGCACGCCGTTCCCGCGTCCACCGGGCGGCGGGGTCCGCTGTCGCGGTCACCGCCGCCCTCGTCCTCGCCGCCTGCGGCGGCGCAGGCGGCACCTTCGGGCAGGGCGGCGGCCGCGGCGCCGAGGCCGCCGCCTCGCCGTCCGCCTCCGCCCCGCAGGAGACGCAGCGGCACAACGCCGCCGACGTCGCCTTCGCCCAGGGGATGATCCCGCACCACCGCCAGGCGGTCACCATGTCCGGACTGTCTGGGACCCGGGCCGCCTCGGGCGAGGTGCGGGAGCTGGCGGAGAAGATCGAGAAGGCCCAGGCTCCGGAGATCAGGACGATGTCCCGCTGGCTGAGGACGTGGGGGGAGAAGGTGCCCTCGGGCGACACCCACGGCGGGCAGGACGGCGCCTCCGGTCACGACGGTCACGGCGGCCACGGGTCCGGGGAGCCGATGCCCGGCATGCTGTCCGCCGACGACATGACGGAGCTGGAGGAGTCCACGGGCACGTCCTTCGACGAGGCCTTCCTGCGTCTGATGATCGAGCACCACGAGGGCGCGGTCGCGATGGCGGGGACCGAGCTCAAGGAGGGCGCGTACCAGCCCGCCCTGGACCTCGCCGACACGATCATCGAGGCGCAGACCGCCGAGATCGCCGCGATGCGGAAGATGCTCGGCGGGCACTGAGCCCGCGGGGGCCGGTTGCGGGGTGCGGCACGACCCGGCACCGGCCCTCGGCCGCCGCCTCCCTGTCCCCGTTCGCCCCGACGGTGTCGCGGATCACCCGCACGCAGCACACTGGTCTCTCCATCCGCCCGCAGCCGACGAGAAGACACCGGAGGAACGATGGGGACGACGAGCCGCCCGGGGGCGGGCCGATGACCGCGCACACCGAACGGGCCGCCGGGCGCGCCACACCCCCGAGTGAGCGGACCGACACCGCCGCCGAAGGGCGGACCGGCGAACTCGCCGACGCACTCGCCGCGCTCGTCGGCCGGGAACACGTACGGGTCGAGCCCGGGCAGCTCGCCGCATACGCCCGGGACGCCACCCCGCTGTTCCACGCGCCACCGGACGTGGTGGTGTTCCCCGGCAGCACCGCGGAGGTCGCCGCCGTGCTGCGGCTGGCCACCGAACGCGGTGTGCCGGTGGTCCCGCGCGGCGCGGGCTCCAACCTGTGCGCCGGGACCGTCGCCCTGCACGGCGGGGTGATGCTGGTCCTGACCCGCCTGAACCGCGTGCTGGAGATCAGCCCCGGCGAACTGCTCGCCCGGGTGCAGACCGGAGTGACGACCGCGCAGCTCGCCGACGCCGCCGGTGATGCCGGGCTGCTCTACGCCCCCGACCCGGGCAGCCGCACCGTCTCCACCGTCGGCGGCAACGTCGCCACCTGCGCGGGCGGCCTGCGCGGCCTGAAGTACGGCGTGACCCGCAACTACGTGCTCGGCCTGGAGGCCGTGCTGCCCACCGGCGAGATCGTGCGTACCGGCGGCCGGCTGTGGAAGGACGTCGCGGGCTACGACCTCACCCGCCTGCTCACCGGCTCCGAGGGCACCCTCGCGGTGATCACCGAGGTGACCGTGGCGCTGCTGCCGAAGCCCGCCGACACCGGCACCGGCGTCGCCTACTTCGATTCGCTCGCCGACGCCTCCCGCGCCGTGGCGGCCGTCATCGCCGCGGGCGTCGTCCCGGCGACGCTGGAGTTCCTGGACCGCAAGTGCATCGAAGCGGTCGAGGCGTTCGCCGGGCTCGGCCTGCGCACCGACGCCGGTGCGCTGCTGCTGTTCGGCGACGACGGCGACCCGTCGGTGGTCGCCGGCAACCTGAGCCGCATCCAGGAGGTCTGCACCGCCGCCGGCGCCCTGGAGGTCACCCTCGCGGAGAACGTCGCGCGGGCCGACGCGCTGCTCGCCGCCCGGCGCTGCGGCCTGCCCGCCCTGTCCCGGCTCGGCTCGCTCACCATCCTGGAGGACGCGACCGTGCCCCGGCACCGGCTGGCCGAGATGGTCGGGCGCATCGACGAGATCGCCGAACGGCACGGCCTGCTCATCGCCACCTTCGGACACGCGGGCGACGGCAACCTCCACCCCACCTGCGTCGTCGACCCGGACGACACCGGGGCCGTGGAGCGCGCCCACCAGGCGTTCGGCGAGATCTTCGCCGCAGCCCTCGCACTCGACGGCACCATCACCGGCGAACACGGCGTGGGCGCCGCCAAGCTGCCCTACCTCGCCGACCGCCTCGGCGACGACCAGATGGCCCTGCTGCGCCGCATCAAGCACGCCTTCGACCCGGCGGGCATCCTCAACCCCGGAAAGCTCGGCTCATGACGACCGAACCCCCGCAGCCCGGCCCGCCCGCCGAAGGCCCCGGCACCGGGCGCGGCCTCTTCGACAAGCAGCAGCTGGACCGCTGCATCTCGTGCGGGTTCTGCCTCCCCGCCTGCCCCACGTACTCCCTCACCGGCGACGAGGCGTCCTCCCCGCGCGGCCGCATCACACTGATGCGCGCCCTGGAGACCGGCGAACTCCCCGCCGACGACCCCACGCTGGCGGAGGAGTCGTCGTACTGCCTGGGATGCCGCGCGTGCGAGACGGTCTGCCCGGCGGGCGTGGAGTACGGGCAACTGCTGGAACAGTGGCGGGACCACCAGTGGAGCGGCCCGAAGCGGCCATGGATCGTCCGCCTGCTGACCGCGCTGGTCGCCCGGCCGTTCCTGCTGCGCCTCCAAGGGCTGGTGCGCCGCCACGCCCGTCCGTCCGGCGGCGGCCCGGCCGACGGGCCCTCGCTGATGCTGGGATGCGTCGAACGCGGCCTGTACCCCGCGGTCTCGCGGGCCGCACTGCGGCTGCGGCCCGAACTGAACGTGCCACCGGGGCAGGGCTGTTGCGGTGCGCTGCACGCCCACAACGGCGACTCCGCCACCGGAAAGGCGCTCGCCGAGGAGCTGGGCAGGCGACTGCCCGGCACCCTCGTGACCACCGCAGGCGGCTGCGCCGCCCACCTCGCCCACCACCTTGGCCCCGACCGGGTGCGGGAGTTCGGCGACCACCTGCACCGCGAGGGCCACGTGCCCGCCGGGCGGGTGACCGTCGACGGCCGCCCGGCCCGCGTCGGGTTGCAGGACTCCTGCCACCTGCGCAACGGGCTCGGCGTCACCCGCCCGCCGCGCGAACTGATCGCCGCCGTCGCGGAGTACGTGGAGGTGCCGGGCGCCGGGGACTGCTGCGGCGCCGCCGGCACGTACGCGATGCTCCGGCCGGCGGACAGCCGTGCCGTGCTGGACCCGAAGCTGGCGGCCCTCGCGGAGGCCGACCTCGATTTCGTCGTCGCCGTCAACCCCGGCTGTCTCCGGCAGCTGCGGCAGGGTCTGCGCCGTACGGGCGCCCGCGCCCGCGCCGTGCACCTCGCGGAACTGCTCGCCCTGGCGGAGGAGGACCGCACGTGACCGCCTCCGCACCCGGCCCGGGCGCCGGGCTGCGCGTCGCCCTGTTCGTGACCTGCGTGAACGACGCGCTGTACCCGGAGACGGGACGGGCGGTCGTACGGCTGCTGGAACGGCTGGGCGTCGAGGTCGACTTCCCCGCGGCCCAGACCTGCTGCGGCCAGCCGCAGTACAACACCGGCCACCGGCGGGCGGCCGAGCCGCTGCTGCGGCGCACGGCCGCAGCGTTCGCGGGCTACGACCACGTCGTCGCGCCCTCCGGCAGTTGCGTCGCCATGGTCCGCGACGGCTACCCGCGGATGGGGGATCGGGCCCGGGCCGAGGGCCGCGGCGACGCCCTCGCCGCGGCCGCCGCCGCTCTGGTGCCGCGGGTGCGGGAACTGACCGAGTTCCTGGTGGACGTGCTCGGCGTCACCGACGTCGGCGCGTACTACCCGCACACCGTCACCTACCACCCGTCCTGCCACGGGCTGCGGACGCTGGGGCTGGGGGACCGTCCGCTGCGGCTGCTGCGGGCCGTGCGCGGTCTGACCCTGATCGAGCTGCCCGGCGCCGAGGAGTGCTGCGGTTTCGGCGGCACGTTCGCGGTGAAGAACGAGGCCGTGTCGGTGGCCATGGGACGGGACAAGGTGGACCACGCCCTCGCCACCGGCGCCGACACGCTGTGCGGGGCGGACAACTCCTGCCTGATGCACCTCGACGGCCTGATCCGGCGGCAGGACGCGCCCGTACGCCCCCTCCACCTCGCCGAGATCCTCGCCGGCACCAAAGCGGACCGGAGGCCCCCGCGATGAACACCGCCTACCTCGGGATGCCGACCTTCCCCCGGGCCGCCGCCGGGTCCGTCCGCGACACGCGGCTGCGCGCCAACCTCACGCACGCCACGCACACCATCCGCGACAAGCGGGCCGCCGCCGTCGCCGAAATCGACGACTGGGCGCGGTTGCGGCAGGCCGGAAAGGACATCAAGGACCGGACGCTGCGCCACCTCGACCACTACCTCCTCCAGACCGAACGGGCCGTCACCGCGGCGGGTGGGCAGGTGCATTGGGCGGCGGACGCCGACGAGGCGAACCGCATCGTCGCCGACCTGGTCCGCGCCACCGGCGAACGGGAGGTCGTCAAGGTCAAGTCGATGGCCACCCAGGAGATCGGCCTCAACGAAGCGCTCGCCGCCGAGGGCGTGGCCGCGTACGAGACGGACCTCGCGGAGCTCATCGTGCAGCTCGGCGAGGACCTGCCCTCGCACATCCTGGTCCCGGCGATCCACCGCAACCGCGGGGAGATCCGCGACCTCTTCCGCGAGGCGATGGGCCGCTGGGGACGGCCGGCGCCCGACACGCTGACCGACCGGCCCTCCGACCT encodes the following:
- a CDS encoding DUF6153 family protein translates to MTGRQRRSARHGRARALPVLVLVLLAGVLAMHGLGPTPAPTADRGHGHHAAAPVTAPASAHGRASAPCGNAALTEGGHDGHLRHADATCAAAGVAGAPALPDLPRSAEAPVADAAPALPGRSDTRGTRAPPSLSALQLLRI
- a CDS encoding DUF305 domain-containing protein, whose protein sequence is MTTNRFTARRSRVHRAAGSAVAVTAALVLAACGGAGGTFGQGGGRGAEAAASPSASAPQETQRHNAADVAFAQGMIPHHRQAVTMSGLSGTRAASGEVRELAEKIEKAQAPEIRTMSRWLRTWGEKVPSGDTHGGQDGASGHDGHGGHGSGEPMPGMLSADDMTELEESTGTSFDEAFLRLMIEHHEGAVAMAGTELKEGAYQPALDLADTIIEAQTAEIAAMRKMLGGH
- a CDS encoding FAD-linked oxidase C-terminal domain-containing protein; the protein is MTAHTERAAGRATPPSERTDTAAEGRTGELADALAALVGREHVRVEPGQLAAYARDATPLFHAPPDVVVFPGSTAEVAAVLRLATERGVPVVPRGAGSNLCAGTVALHGGVMLVLTRLNRVLEISPGELLARVQTGVTTAQLADAAGDAGLLYAPDPGSRTVSTVGGNVATCAGGLRGLKYGVTRNYVLGLEAVLPTGEIVRTGGRLWKDVAGYDLTRLLTGSEGTLAVITEVTVALLPKPADTGTGVAYFDSLADASRAVAAVIAAGVVPATLEFLDRKCIEAVEAFAGLGLRTDAGALLLFGDDGDPSVVAGNLSRIQEVCTAAGALEVTLAENVARADALLAARRCGLPALSRLGSLTILEDATVPRHRLAEMVGRIDEIAERHGLLIATFGHAGDGNLHPTCVVDPDDTGAVERAHQAFGEIFAAALALDGTITGEHGVGAAKLPYLADRLGDDQMALLRRIKHAFDPAGILNPGKLGS
- a CDS encoding (Fe-S)-binding protein gives rise to the protein MTTEPPQPGPPAEGPGTGRGLFDKQQLDRCISCGFCLPACPTYSLTGDEASSPRGRITLMRALETGELPADDPTLAEESSYCLGCRACETVCPAGVEYGQLLEQWRDHQWSGPKRPWIVRLLTALVARPFLLRLQGLVRRHARPSGGGPADGPSLMLGCVERGLYPAVSRAALRLRPELNVPPGQGCCGALHAHNGDSATGKALAEELGRRLPGTLVTTAGGCAAHLAHHLGPDRVREFGDHLHREGHVPAGRVTVDGRPARVGLQDSCHLRNGLGVTRPPRELIAAVAEYVEVPGAGDCCGAAGTYAMLRPADSRAVLDPKLAALAEADLDFVVAVNPGCLRQLRQGLRRTGARARAVHLAELLALAEEDRT
- a CDS encoding (Fe-S)-binding protein, whose translation is MRVALFVTCVNDALYPETGRAVVRLLERLGVEVDFPAAQTCCGQPQYNTGHRRAAEPLLRRTAAAFAGYDHVVAPSGSCVAMVRDGYPRMGDRARAEGRGDALAAAAAALVPRVRELTEFLVDVLGVTDVGAYYPHTVTYHPSCHGLRTLGLGDRPLRLLRAVRGLTLIELPGAEECCGFGGTFAVKNEAVSVAMGRDKVDHALATGADTLCGADNSCLMHLDGLIRRQDAPVRPLHLAEILAGTKADRRPPR